The following are encoded together in the Microbacterium sp. Root553 genome:
- a CDS encoding aspartate kinase, with amino-acid sequence MALIVQKYGGSSVADAESIKRVAKRIVDTRRAGHDVVVAVSAMGDTTDELLDLANEVAPIPAPRELDMLLSSGERISMALLAMAIHSMGFEARSFTGSQAGMITDSQHGAARIVDVTPVRLREALDEGAIVIVAGFQGFNRDTRDITTLGRGGSDTTAVALAAALSADVCEIYSDVDGIFTADPRVIPKAQKLDHIGSEEMLELAANGAKVLYIRAVEYARRHGVLIHARSTFSSSEGTYVLGEGMKNPREAEGAAPMEEPIVAGVATDFGQAKITVSGVPDVPGKAAEIFKIVAKSGANVDMIVQNVSATGRTDISFTVPKADSAGALKALAGEQTEVGFQNLVHDDQIGKLSVVGAGMRTHSGVSATLFEALSAGGINIEMISTSEIRISVVLRDTDLAEAARTVHTAYGLDGDAEATVHAGTGR; translated from the coding sequence GTGGCCCTCATCGTGCAGAAGTACGGCGGCTCATCCGTCGCCGACGCAGAGAGCATCAAGCGCGTCGCCAAGCGCATCGTCGACACGCGTCGCGCAGGGCATGACGTCGTCGTCGCGGTGAGCGCGATGGGCGACACCACGGACGAGCTTCTCGACCTCGCGAACGAGGTGGCCCCGATCCCCGCGCCTCGCGAACTCGACATGCTGCTCTCCAGCGGCGAGCGGATCTCGATGGCGCTGCTGGCCATGGCGATCCATTCGATGGGCTTCGAGGCGCGCTCCTTCACGGGCAGCCAGGCCGGCATGATCACCGACTCGCAGCACGGAGCGGCCCGCATCGTCGATGTCACTCCGGTGCGACTGCGCGAGGCGCTCGACGAGGGCGCGATCGTCATCGTCGCGGGCTTCCAGGGATTCAACCGCGACACGCGAGACATCACCACGCTCGGCCGCGGCGGCTCCGACACGACTGCGGTCGCGCTCGCCGCGGCGCTCTCCGCCGACGTCTGCGAGATCTACAGCGATGTCGACGGCATCTTCACGGCCGACCCGCGGGTCATCCCGAAGGCGCAGAAGCTCGACCACATCGGCAGCGAGGAGATGCTCGAGCTCGCGGCCAACGGCGCGAAGGTGCTCTACATCCGCGCCGTCGAGTACGCACGCCGTCACGGCGTCCTGATCCACGCCCGGTCGACGTTCTCGTCGTCCGAGGGCACATACGTTCTGGGCGAGGGCATGAAGAACCCTCGCGAAGCCGAGGGAGCAGCACCCATGGAAGAACCGATCGTCGCCGGCGTCGCCACCGATTTCGGCCAGGCCAAGATCACCGTCTCGGGTGTTCCCGACGTGCCGGGCAAGGCGGCGGAGATCTTCAAGATCGTGGCCAAGTCGGGCGCCAACGTCGACATGATCGTGCAGAACGTGTCTGCCACCGGACGCACTGACATCTCCTTCACGGTGCCGAAGGCGGATTCCGCGGGGGCGCTCAAGGCACTCGCCGGAGAGCAGACCGAGGTCGGATTCCAGAACCTCGTGCACGACGACCAGATCGGCAAGCTGTCGGTCGTCGGTGCGGGCATGCGCACGCACTCCGGTGTCTCGGCGACCCTGTTCGAGGCGCTGTCTGCGGGCGGCATCAACATCGAGATGATCTCGACCTCCGAGATCCGCATCTCGGTCGTGCTGCGCGACACCGACCTCGCCGAGGCGGCGCGCACCGTGCACACCGCGTACGGTCTCGACGGCGACGCCGAGGCGACCGTCCACGCCGGCACCGGCCGCTGA
- a CDS encoding aspartate-semialdehyde dehydrogenase produces MTRISDSGLSVAIVGATGQVGTVMREILAERSFPIRELRLFSSSRSAGTAIEFGGATVIVEDVETADAAGIDIALFSAGATASRAYAPRFAEAGAVVVDNSSAWRNDPEVPLVVSEVNPHAIDERPRGIIANPNCTTMAAMPVLKALHAEAGLERLIVSTYQAVSGSGLAGAQELLGQVEGVLAQGDTLRLVHDGSSIDFPEPEKYVAPIAFDVIPFAGNLVDDGQNETDEEKKLRNESRKILELPDLRVAGTCVRVPVFTGHSLSINVEFARDITPQRAAEVLSAAPGVVLDEVPTPLQAAGKDPSFVGRIRADQSAPENKGLVLFISNDNLRKGAALNAVQIAEILAERLAVIA; encoded by the coding sequence ATGACCCGCATCTCCGACTCAGGACTCTCCGTCGCCATCGTGGGCGCCACCGGCCAGGTGGGCACCGTGATGCGCGAGATTCTCGCCGAGCGATCCTTCCCGATCCGTGAGCTGCGTCTGTTCTCCTCGTCGCGCTCCGCGGGCACCGCCATCGAGTTCGGCGGCGCGACGGTCATCGTCGAAGACGTCGAGACGGCCGATGCCGCGGGCATCGACATCGCCCTCTTCTCGGCGGGTGCGACCGCCAGCCGCGCGTACGCCCCGCGGTTCGCCGAGGCCGGAGCCGTCGTCGTCGACAACTCCAGCGCCTGGCGCAACGACCCCGAGGTGCCGCTGGTGGTCAGCGAGGTCAACCCGCACGCGATCGACGAGCGCCCGCGCGGCATCATCGCCAACCCGAACTGCACGACCATGGCGGCGATGCCCGTGCTCAAGGCGCTGCACGCCGAGGCCGGTCTCGAGCGGCTCATCGTCTCGACGTACCAGGCTGTCTCCGGTTCCGGTCTCGCCGGCGCCCAGGAGCTGCTCGGTCAGGTCGAGGGAGTCCTCGCCCAGGGCGACACGCTGCGCCTCGTGCACGACGGGTCGTCGATCGACTTCCCGGAGCCCGAGAAGTACGTCGCCCCGATCGCCTTCGACGTGATCCCCTTCGCGGGCAACCTCGTCGACGACGGGCAGAACGAGACGGATGAGGAGAAGAAGCTCCGCAACGAGAGCCGCAAGATCCTCGAGCTCCCGGACCTCCGCGTCGCGGGAACCTGCGTGCGCGTCCCCGTCTTCACCGGCCACTCGCTGTCGATCAACGTCGAGTTCGCCCGCGACATCACGCCGCAGCGCGCCGCCGAGGTGCTCTCCGCCGCTCCCGGTGTCGTCCTCGACGAGGTGCCGACGCCGCTGCAGGCCGCGGGCAAGGACCCGAGCTTCGTCGGACGCATCCGTGCCGACCAGTCCGCTCCCGAGAACAAGGGGCTCGTGCTGTTCATCAGCAACGACAACCTGCGCAAGGGCGCGGCGCTCAACGCCGTGCAGATCGCCGAGATCCTCGCCGAGCGCCTGGCGGTCATAGCCTGA
- a CDS encoding malate:quinone oxidoreductase, with amino-acid sequence MTETVDVVLIGGGIMSATLGTLLHELQPDWKIVAFERLSDVAQESSNPWNNAGTGHAALCELNYMPQQKGAPLDPAKAVSINEQFQQSRQFWSSLVDRGVLDAPSTFINATPHMTFVRGEKDVKYLKDRYEVLKKQPLFDGIEYSEDSRVINKWAPLLMQKRRKGEPFAATRVPAGTDVDFGALTHQLFDHLTDSGVALRTNHEVKGLKKQKDGTWLINYRTTIGRTPNQIKARFVFVGAGGWALKLLQRSGIPEIKGYGVFPIGGQFLKTSNPKIVAQHKAKVYSQASVGAPPMSVPHLDTRVVDGEASLMFGPFATFSPKFLKNGSMLDIVSQVRPHNLIPMLQVAVKNPDLITYLVGELLKNHSKKVDSLRTFMPTAEDEDWTLIDAGQRAQVMKKDPKKGGILQFGTEVVAAADGSIAGLLGASPGASTAVPIMLDLLKRCFPEEYPGWESELRALIPTFGEQLNKNAALAEKSLATTASTLGINE; translated from the coding sequence GTGACCGAAACCGTCGATGTCGTCTTGATCGGTGGTGGCATCATGAGCGCCACCCTGGGTACCCTCCTGCATGAGCTGCAGCCGGATTGGAAGATCGTCGCGTTCGAGCGACTCTCCGACGTGGCGCAGGAGTCGTCGAACCCGTGGAACAACGCGGGAACGGGCCACGCGGCCCTGTGCGAGCTGAACTACATGCCGCAGCAGAAGGGCGCGCCGCTCGACCCGGCGAAGGCCGTCTCGATCAACGAGCAGTTCCAGCAGAGCCGCCAGTTCTGGTCGTCGCTCGTCGACCGGGGAGTCCTCGACGCCCCGTCGACGTTCATCAACGCCACGCCGCACATGACGTTCGTGCGCGGCGAGAAGGACGTCAAGTATCTCAAGGACCGCTACGAGGTCCTCAAGAAGCAGCCGCTGTTCGACGGCATCGAATACAGCGAGGACTCCCGCGTCATCAACAAGTGGGCGCCGCTGCTCATGCAGAAGCGTCGCAAGGGCGAGCCCTTCGCCGCGACGCGCGTGCCCGCCGGCACCGATGTCGACTTCGGTGCGCTGACGCATCAGCTCTTCGACCACCTCACGGACTCCGGCGTCGCGCTGCGGACCAATCACGAGGTCAAGGGCCTGAAGAAGCAGAAGGACGGCACCTGGCTCATCAACTACCGCACGACCATCGGACGCACGCCGAATCAGATCAAGGCGCGGTTCGTGTTCGTGGGTGCCGGTGGCTGGGCGCTCAAGCTCCTGCAGCGTTCGGGCATCCCCGAGATCAAGGGGTACGGCGTCTTCCCGATCGGCGGTCAGTTCCTCAAGACCTCGAACCCGAAGATCGTCGCCCAGCACAAGGCGAAGGTGTACTCGCAGGCATCCGTCGGCGCGCCGCCCATGTCGGTGCCGCACCTGGACACCCGCGTGGTCGACGGCGAAGCGTCGCTGATGTTCGGACCGTTCGCCACCTTCAGCCCCAAGTTCCTGAAGAACGGCTCGATGCTCGACATCGTGTCGCAGGTGCGCCCGCACAACCTCATCCCGATGCTGCAGGTCGCGGTCAAGAATCCGGATCTGATCACCTACCTCGTCGGCGAGCTGCTGAAGAACCACTCCAAGAAGGTCGACAGCCTCCGCACGTTCATGCCGACGGCCGAAGACGAGGACTGGACGCTCATCGACGCCGGGCAGCGTGCGCAGGTCATGAAGAAGGATCCCAAGAAGGGCGGGATCCTGCAGTTCGGCACCGAGGTCGTCGCGGCGGCCGACGGGTCGATCGCGGGGCTTCTCGGTGCCTCTCCCGGTGCATCCACCGCTGTGCCGATCATGCTCGATCTGCTCAAGAGGTGCTTCCCCGAGGAGTACCCCGGATGGGAATCCGAGCTGCGCGCACTCATCCCCACCTTCGGCGAGCAGCTGAACAAGAATGCCGCGCTGGCCGAGAAGTCCCTCGCCACCACGGCGTCGACGCTCGGCATCAACGAGTAG
- a CDS encoding thymidine kinase, which produces MAKLYFRYGAMNSGKSTSLLQAAYNYEERGQHVLLAKPAVDTKGASEIASRLGVTREVDYLIAPDADVRALFDAHRERVRGESGADVACLLIDEAQFLTGEQVDDLFRIAIEDRIPVIAYGIRNDFLTHAFPGSARLLAVAHSLEELKTICRCGRKAVFNGRVIGGRFVFDGDQVAIDEGADGSTAPEVTTYESLCGACYLQESGGRLG; this is translated from the coding sequence GTGGCGAAGCTCTACTTCCGCTACGGGGCGATGAATTCGGGCAAGTCCACCTCGCTGCTCCAGGCCGCCTACAACTACGAGGAGCGCGGACAGCACGTGCTGCTCGCGAAGCCCGCGGTCGACACCAAGGGTGCGTCCGAGATCGCGAGCCGTCTCGGCGTGACTCGCGAGGTCGACTATCTGATCGCCCCGGACGCTGACGTCCGCGCGCTCTTCGACGCCCACCGCGAGCGGGTGCGGGGGGAGTCGGGCGCCGACGTCGCGTGTCTGCTCATCGATGAGGCGCAGTTCCTCACGGGCGAGCAGGTCGACGATCTGTTCCGCATCGCGATCGAGGACCGCATCCCGGTCATCGCCTACGGCATCCGCAACGACTTCCTCACCCACGCGTTCCCCGGGTCCGCGCGGCTGCTCGCCGTCGCGCACTCCCTGGAGGAGCTGAAGACGATCTGCCGCTGCGGCCGCAAGGCCGTGTTCAACGGGCGCGTCATCGGCGGACGCTTCGTCTTCGACGGCGACCAGGTCGCGATCGACGAGGGGGCAGACGGATCCACCGCTCCCGAAGTGACCACCTACGAGTCGCTCTGCGGGGCCTGCTACCTCCAGGAGTCCGGCGGGCGTCTGGGCTGA
- a CDS encoding FadR/GntR family transcriptional regulator — MPEQPARAWRLVLEHVERDLLDGRLGPGDRLASERDLSADLGVGRSSVREALRVLEVMGLIRTSTGSGPQAGAIVIATPTGGMSTLLRLQVAAQGFPLADVVQTRLVLEGAVAAALAAQDAPDLDTAHRMLDAMDAEDLTPAEFLALDAQLHLALAESSGNTVVAAMMAGLRTAIESYVQQGAAAIVDWEAMATVLRAEHRAIIAAITEGDAAAAQSTVRAHITGYYTAAGLTRTTRTTD; from the coding sequence ATGCCGGAGCAGCCCGCCCGCGCCTGGCGCCTCGTGCTCGAACACGTGGAGCGCGACCTGCTCGACGGCCGTCTCGGACCCGGCGACCGGCTCGCGTCCGAGCGCGATCTCTCCGCCGATCTCGGTGTCGGCCGCTCCAGCGTGCGCGAAGCCCTGCGCGTGCTCGAGGTCATGGGCCTCATCCGCACCTCGACCGGCTCCGGCCCGCAGGCGGGAGCCATCGTCATCGCGACCCCGACGGGTGGCATGTCCACGCTGCTGCGCCTCCAGGTCGCCGCTCAAGGGTTCCCTCTCGCCGACGTCGTGCAGACCCGTCTGGTGCTCGAGGGCGCCGTCGCCGCCGCACTCGCCGCGCAGGACGCTCCCGACCTCGACACCGCGCATCGCATGCTCGACGCGATGGATGCCGAAGACCTGACCCCCGCCGAGTTCCTGGCGCTGGATGCGCAGCTGCATCTCGCCCTCGCGGAGTCGAGCGGCAACACCGTCGTCGCCGCGATGATGGCGGGGCTGCGCACCGCGATCGAGTCGTACGTCCAGCAGGGGGCGGCAGCCATCGTCGACTGGGAGGCGATGGCGACCGTGCTCCGTGCCGAGCATCGCGCGATCATCGCGGCCATCACCGAGGGCGACGCGGCCGCCGCACAGTCGACGGTGCGCGCGCATATCACCGGCTACTACACCGCAGCGGGCCTCACCCGCACCACCCGCACCACCGACTGA
- a CDS encoding alpha-hydroxy acid oxidase → MVQRQVPNPAELLELMKFKKPEFNGKKRRLDSALTIDDLRTIAKRRTPKAAFDYTDGAAEGELSLTRARQAFQDVEFHPGILRPAPTVDTSVEILGGPSALPFGIAPTGFTRLMQTEGEIAGAGAAAAAGIPFTLSTLGTTSIEGVRETNPHGRNWFQLYVMRDREISYELARRAAAAGFDTLQFTVDTPVAGARLRDKRNGFSIPPQLTLGTIVNAIPRPWWWYDFLTTPKLEFASLSTTGGTVGELLDAAMDPTISYDDLAVIRDIWPGKIVIKGVQNVEDSVRLRDEGVDGIVLSNHGGRQLDRAPIPFHLLPEVRRAVGDEFTVMVDTGIMNGADIVAAVALGADFTLIGRAYLYGLMAGGRAGVDRTIQILRTEIERTMRLLGVASLAELEPAHVTQLTRLVPVSRAAAAVEVR, encoded by the coding sequence ATGGTCCAGCGCCAGGTTCCCAATCCCGCGGAGCTCCTCGAGCTGATGAAGTTCAAGAAGCCCGAGTTCAACGGCAAGAAGCGCCGACTGGACTCCGCTCTGACGATCGACGACCTGCGGACCATCGCGAAGCGGCGCACCCCGAAGGCCGCGTTCGACTACACCGACGGTGCGGCCGAGGGCGAGCTCTCGCTCACGCGCGCGCGTCAGGCCTTCCAGGATGTCGAGTTCCACCCGGGCATCCTCCGCCCGGCGCCGACCGTCGACACGAGCGTCGAGATCCTCGGCGGCCCGTCGGCGCTGCCGTTCGGCATCGCCCCCACCGGTTTCACGCGCCTCATGCAGACCGAGGGTGAGATCGCCGGGGCCGGTGCGGCCGCGGCGGCCGGCATCCCGTTCACGCTGTCGACGCTGGGCACGACGTCGATCGAGGGGGTCAGAGAGACCAACCCCCACGGACGCAACTGGTTCCAGCTGTACGTCATGCGCGACAGGGAGATCTCGTACGAACTCGCCCGTCGGGCGGCGGCCGCGGGGTTCGACACGCTGCAGTTCACGGTCGACACCCCCGTCGCCGGTGCGCGGCTGCGCGACAAGCGCAACGGCTTCAGCATCCCGCCGCAGCTGACTCTCGGGACGATCGTGAACGCGATCCCGCGGCCGTGGTGGTGGTACGACTTCCTCACGACGCCCAAGCTCGAGTTCGCGTCGCTGAGCACCACAGGCGGCACCGTCGGCGAGCTGCTCGATGCCGCCATGGATCCGACGATCAGCTACGACGACCTCGCCGTGATCCGGGACATCTGGCCCGGCAAGATCGTCATCAAGGGCGTGCAGAACGTCGAGGACTCGGTACGGCTGCGCGACGAGGGCGTCGACGGGATCGTGCTCTCCAACCATGGAGGGCGCCAGCTCGACCGTGCGCCCATCCCGTTCCATCTGCTGCCCGAGGTCCGCAGGGCCGTCGGCGACGAGTTCACGGTCATGGTCGACACCGGCATCATGAACGGCGCCGACATCGTCGCCGCCGTCGCGCTCGGCGCGGACTTCACCCTCATCGGCCGGGCGTACCTCTACGGGCTGATGGCAGGGGGTCGCGCCGGCGTCGACCGGACGATCCAGATCCTGCGTACCGAGATCGAGCGCACCATGCGCCTGCTCGGCGTCGCCTCCCTCGCCGAGCTCGAGCCCGCGCACGTCACCCAGCTCACGCGCCTCGTGCCGGTCAGCCGCGCCGCGGCCGCCGTCGAGGTGCGCTGA
- a CDS encoding HAD-IIB family hydrolase gives MTSPALVAFDLDDTLAPSKGPIDPRIAALLRALLEKVEVAVISGGNEAQFRSQIIARLGALDPVAADRLHLLPTCGTRYLRFDGTEFSPVYAHDLSAEQKSAALAALREEAERLGLWEAEPWGEILEDRGSQITFSALGQKAPHEAKRDWDPSGAKRAALRDAVAVRLPDLEVRSGGSTSIDVTLAGIDKAFGMRQLAARTSIPLASMLFYGDRLDEGGNDYPVLAIGVPSVAVHGWEDTADRLDELLTTL, from the coding sequence ATGACTTCGCCTGCTCTCGTGGCCTTCGATCTCGACGACACCCTCGCCCCGTCCAAGGGACCGATCGATCCGCGCATCGCCGCCCTGCTTCGTGCCCTGCTCGAGAAGGTCGAGGTCGCCGTCATCTCGGGCGGCAACGAGGCGCAGTTCCGCTCTCAGATCATCGCCCGGCTCGGCGCTCTGGACCCGGTGGCCGCAGATCGGCTGCACCTGCTGCCGACCTGCGGCACCCGCTATCTGCGCTTCGACGGTACGGAGTTCTCCCCCGTCTACGCGCACGATCTGAGCGCGGAGCAGAAGTCCGCCGCCCTCGCCGCGCTGCGCGAGGAGGCCGAGCGGCTCGGGCTCTGGGAAGCCGAGCCGTGGGGCGAGATCCTCGAAGACAGAGGCTCGCAGATCACGTTCTCCGCACTCGGCCAGAAGGCCCCGCACGAGGCGAAGCGCGACTGGGATCCGTCGGGAGCCAAGCGTGCCGCGCTGCGCGATGCCGTCGCGGTGCGCCTGCCCGATCTCGAGGTGCGCTCGGGAGGCTCGACGTCGATCGACGTCACCCTGGCCGGCATCGACAAGGCCTTCGGAATGCGGCAGCTCGCGGCACGCACCAGCATCCCCCTCGCCTCGATGCTGTTCTACGGGGACCGCCTCGATGAGGGCGGCAACGACTACCCGGTGCTCGCGATCGGCGTGCCCTCGGTCGCCGTGCACGGCTGGGAAGACACGGCCGACAGGCTCGACGAGCTGCTCACGACCCTCTGA
- a CDS encoding metallophosphoesterase — MTPRRTAHPALIALGAVGAAGAAAAVWGIGIERYLFTVREATASALAPGSAPLRVLHISDAHMAPWQHRKQDWLASLAQLEPDLVINTGDNLGHRDGLDGIRRAFDPFVGIPGVFVHGSNDVNGPSPRNPIRYFAGPSQRHHEPTFLDTDAMDAYFTDDLGWTDLNNTAARLTVAGDRIDFFGVSDAHRQWDRLEDLPAAIADLGPRDDGTSVLGVTHAPYQRVMNRYIELGADAIFGGHTHGGQVCLPGFGALVANCDIPLKQAKGLSTWTQGGRTVPLNVSAGCGHSIYAPVRFACRPEATLLTLTARG, encoded by the coding sequence GTGACCCCTCGTCGCACGGCACACCCGGCCCTCATCGCGCTCGGCGCGGTGGGGGCCGCTGGTGCTGCGGCCGCCGTATGGGGCATCGGGATCGAGCGCTACCTCTTCACCGTGCGGGAGGCGACGGCATCCGCTCTGGCGCCCGGCTCGGCCCCGCTGCGCGTGCTGCACATCTCGGATGCGCACATGGCGCCGTGGCAGCATCGCAAACAGGACTGGCTGGCATCGCTCGCGCAGCTGGAGCCCGATCTCGTCATCAACACCGGCGACAACCTCGGCCACCGGGACGGCCTCGACGGCATCCGCCGCGCGTTCGATCCCTTCGTCGGCATCCCCGGCGTGTTCGTGCACGGCTCGAACGACGTCAACGGCCCGTCGCCGCGCAACCCGATCCGCTACTTCGCGGGCCCCTCCCAGCGCCATCACGAACCGACGTTCCTCGACACGGACGCCATGGACGCATACTTCACGGATGACCTCGGCTGGACGGATCTCAACAACACGGCGGCGCGGCTCACCGTCGCCGGCGACAGGATCGACTTCTTCGGGGTGAGCGACGCGCACCGCCAGTGGGACCGGCTCGAGGATCTCCCTGCCGCGATCGCCGACCTGGGGCCGCGAGACGACGGCACGTCGGTGCTCGGCGTGACCCATGCGCCCTATCAGCGCGTGATGAACCGGTACATCGAGCTCGGCGCGGACGCGATCTTCGGCGGGCACACGCACGGCGGGCAGGTGTGCCTCCCCGGCTTCGGTGCCCTCGTCGCGAACTGCGACATCCCGCTCAAGCAGGCCAAGGGGCTGAGCACCTGGACGCAGGGCGGGCGCACGGTGCCCCTGAACGTCAGCGCCGGCTGCGGCCATTCGATCTACGCGCCCGTGCGCTTCGCGTGCCGCCCCGAGGCGACCCTGCTGACGCTGACGGCGCGCGGTTGA
- a CDS encoding transglycosylase domain-containing protein, translating into MPQKNRTVKGALGGVLGLVGLSAVAGLLVAASVTPVLAMTGIAGSQALNIFEDLPENLQVDAPMQQSTIYATGLDGNPVALASFYEQKRVPVAYDQIAPVMYDAILSSEDKNFYTHGGINLGATVKAAVGNVAGTTDRGASTITQQYVKNVQVQECEQNVDTAAEDYAAQVEQCFLDAAVAKGGEGVERKLQEMRFALQIEKEYSKNAILLGYLNIANFGGTIYGIEAAANRYFSTSAANLTLVQAATIAGMVQEPNRFRIDRPEGIWTDDAGVAHNGEADGYQETKERRDYVLNRLLADKKITQAAHDEAVATPVTPALSEPQQGCGAAGDNAYFCQYVKEVIENDPAFGDTEAERKANLRRGGMQIYTSLDLRVQQTAIDAVKAQVPQAMPGILVGGTGVSIEATTGRVLAMAQNTVFNETSEANLAAGETSQVFAADKQHGGSTYGFETGSTYKLFTLLAWLESGHSVNQVLDGRLKTFSPFTRCGDRVTNSAKINNFGNSGGSVGSVRQFTAQSLNTGFLAMAQQLDLCKINEVAKRLGVHYGNGDDITVGGTNVNVAPNDPFPTVLGSKSVAPLQIAGAYATVANNGIFCEPRVIDRVIGPDGAEITPPQEKCSQQLTPEVAATAAYALRGVMEGNGTGIRANPGDGTQLIGKTGTAEKEHTMLVESSTKVTTAVWVGNIDGREPLNSFRNGEGTRLGDIRYGLARAIQGAADAVYPADPFPRPDDKLVRQVLTDVPNVVGKSVGEATSIIEAAGFSVAVGEPVDGPAGDVVVAQDPSGQAPSGATITISPSNGQGVTVPDITGQSKSAAQSALFGAGFSSISFDSSCNPPNSVVSSTDPAANTSANRSTAISVTCR; encoded by the coding sequence ATGCCTCAAAAGAATCGCACGGTGAAGGGTGCGCTCGGAGGAGTCCTCGGACTCGTCGGACTCAGCGCCGTCGCCGGCCTCCTCGTCGCGGCCAGCGTCACCCCTGTTCTCGCCATGACCGGCATCGCCGGATCGCAGGCCCTCAACATCTTCGAGGACCTGCCCGAGAACCTCCAGGTCGATGCACCGATGCAGCAGTCGACGATCTACGCCACGGGCCTCGACGGCAACCCCGTCGCCCTCGCGTCGTTCTACGAGCAGAAGCGCGTGCCCGTCGCATACGACCAGATCGCGCCCGTGATGTACGACGCGATCCTCTCCAGCGAGGACAAGAACTTCTATACCCACGGCGGCATCAACCTCGGCGCGACCGTGAAGGCCGCCGTCGGGAACGTCGCCGGAACCACCGATCGAGGCGCGTCGACGATCACGCAGCAGTACGTGAAGAACGTCCAGGTGCAGGAGTGCGAGCAGAACGTCGACACCGCGGCGGAGGACTACGCCGCGCAGGTCGAGCAGTGCTTCCTCGACGCCGCGGTCGCCAAGGGCGGCGAGGGTGTCGAGCGCAAGCTGCAGGAGATGCGCTTCGCCCTGCAGATCGAGAAGGAGTACTCGAAGAACGCGATCCTTCTCGGCTACCTCAACATCGCGAACTTCGGCGGCACCATCTACGGCATCGAGGCCGCCGCGAACCGCTACTTCTCGACGAGCGCGGCCAACCTCACGCTCGTGCAGGCCGCCACCATCGCCGGTATGGTGCAGGAGCCGAACCGGTTCCGCATCGATCGCCCCGAGGGCATCTGGACGGATGACGCAGGCGTCGCCCACAACGGCGAAGCCGACGGGTACCAGGAGACCAAGGAGCGCCGGGACTACGTCCTGAACCGCCTGCTCGCGGACAAGAAGATCACTCAGGCCGCTCACGACGAGGCCGTGGCCACCCCCGTGACTCCGGCGCTGAGCGAGCCGCAGCAGGGATGCGGGGCGGCCGGCGACAACGCCTACTTCTGCCAGTACGTCAAGGAGGTCATCGAGAACGATCCGGCCTTCGGCGACACCGAGGCGGAGCGCAAGGCGAACCTGCGCCGCGGCGGCATGCAGATCTACACGTCGCTCGACCTCCGCGTGCAGCAGACCGCGATCGACGCCGTGAAGGCCCAGGTCCCCCAGGCCATGCCCGGCATCCTGGTCGGCGGCACCGGCGTCTCGATCGAGGCGACCACCGGTCGCGTCCTCGCCATGGCGCAGAACACGGTGTTCAACGAGACGTCCGAGGCGAATCTCGCGGCCGGCGAGACCTCGCAGGTGTTCGCCGCCGACAAGCAGCACGGCGGCTCGACCTACGGCTTCGAGACCGGATCGACGTACAAGCTCTTCACGCTTCTGGCGTGGCTCGAGTCCGGACACTCGGTCAATCAGGTTCTCGACGGGCGTCTCAAGACATTCAGCCCCTTCACCAGGTGCGGCGATCGGGTCACGAACTCGGCCAAGATCAACAACTTCGGCAACTCCGGCGGAAGCGTCGGAAGTGTGCGCCAGTTCACCGCGCAGTCGCTGAACACCGGCTTCCTGGCCATGGCCCAGCAGCTCGACCTCTGCAAGATCAACGAGGTCGCCAAGCGTCTCGGCGTGCACTACGGCAACGGCGACGACATCACCGTCGGCGGCACCAACGTGAACGTCGCACCGAACGACCCGTTCCCCACTGTGCTCGGTTCGAAGAGCGTGGCACCGCTGCAGATCGCCGGCGCCTATGCGACGGTCGCGAACAACGGCATCTTCTGCGAGCCGCGGGTGATCGATCGCGTCATCGGCCCGGACGGCGCGGAGATCACGCCTCCGCAGGAGAAGTGCTCGCAGCAGCTCACCCCCGAGGTCGCGGCCACCGCGGCGTACGCGCTGCGCGGCGTGATGGAGGGCAACGGCACCGGCATCAGGGCGAACCCCGGCGACGGAACCCAGCTGATCGGCAAGACCGGTACGGCCGAGAAGGAGCACACCATGCTCGTCGAGTCGAGCACGAAGGTGACGACCGCCGTCTGGGTGGGAAACATCGACGGTCGCGAGCCGCTGAACAGCTTCCGCAACGGCGAGGGCACACGGCTCGGCGACATCCGTTACGGCCTCGCCAGAGCGATCCAGGGTGCGGCCGACGCCGTCTACCCCGCCGACCCCTTCCCGCGCCCCGACGACAAGCTGGTCCGCCAGGTGCTGACCGACGTGCCCAACGTCGTCGGCAAGTCCGTGGGCGAGGCGACGTCGATCATCGAGGCCGCCGGATTCTCGGTCGCCGTCGGTGAGCCCGTCGACGGTCCCGCCGGTGATGTCGTCGTCGCCCAGGACCCGTCCGGTCAGGCGCCGAGCGGTGCGACGATCACGATCTCTCCGAGCAACGGACAGGGCGTCACTGTGCCCGACATCACCGGGCAGTCGAAGTCCGCCGCGCAGAGCGCGCTCTTCGGCGCAGGGTTCTCGTCGATCTCGTTCGACAGTTCCTGCAATCCCCCGAACTCCGTGGTCTCGAGCACCGATCCCGCGGCGAACACCTCGGCCAACAGGTCCACGGCGATCTCGGTCACCTGCCGGTGA